The DNA window TGGAAAAGCAGTGTGAAAGCATCCGAGATACCGGCCGGAGAGCAGGCTGAACGCGCAGTCTTTACGGGAGCTGTAAGGGAAGGGAAAGCACATGGCCGAATCTTTCGGGGAGAAGGTTATATTCGTTTTACAGGTGAGGCGGATGCTTCTGTTCAGTAGTGCGATGAAAACGACGGTCCCTCCGGTGCATCGGAACTGGTCATCCGTTATGGCGGAGTGGTGAAGGGTGAAAAGGGGCATCGCATTAAAGTGCTTGCAAATGGGCGGGTTTATAATACTTCACTGGTTCCCCGAGTTTCTGCTGTTGTTATCGCAGGCGCGGATTTGCTGGTGATGCCGTTGGCTCTGTTGGGACTGATGTACCTTTCGAGCCGCAAAGAACTTTTAGGGTAACACCGGCGGAATAAAGCCGGCTGGATTTCGCTTGCGCTGATCGCCTGCTTTTCACTCTTCATGAGTTCGCAGTCATTACTGGGTTTGTTCAGCGATATTGCGGCGGTGGCGGGTAAATAATTTTGGCGGATCGGTTCGTACTACAAGATCTATATTTGGATGGCGGGGCGGTCGTCTGATATTTTGAAGCATCTGACAGACGGGCCGCTTAACTTGAGAATAGAGGGATATATGAAACAAATTTTAAAAAAGATAATTCTGGGCTGTCTGTTGCTTTGTAGCGTGGGATGTGCAAAAGAGGACGTTCGGATTGTTGTACCGGAAAATGCTGGTCCGATTGAACAGATTGCGGCGGCGGAACTAGCGGAGGCGCTGGGAGAGTTGTATCCGAAGAAGCGCTTTACGATTTCTTCGCGAGCAGGGTCTAGGCAGACGATTTTGTTAGCGGCGGACGGTTCTGGCGAAGCTGAAGGGTATGTGGTTTCTCATGATGGCAACACCGCGCGCATTATCGGAGCCGATCCGCAGGGCATGATGTATGCGTCTGCGGAATATTGGAAAAGCTGGGCTACGGCCTGTTTATGAGCGGCGACGCGAAGCCGTTGTCGAAGTCGGGTGCGTTTAGTTTCGATGG is part of the Pontiella agarivorans genome and encodes:
- a CDS encoding glycoside hydrolase family 20 zincin-like fold domain-containing protein, coding for MKQILKKIILGCLLLCSVGCAKEDVRIVVPENAGPIEQIAAAELAEALGELYPKKRFTISSRAGSRQTILLAADGSGEAEGYVVSHDGNTARIIGADPQGMMYASAEYWKSWATACL